In Anabrus simplex isolate iqAnaSimp1 chromosome 4, ASM4041472v1, whole genome shotgun sequence, a single genomic region encodes these proteins:
- the LOC136871911 gene encoding uncharacterized protein isoform X2 yields the protein MYLMQTVSTVPRARPLTVRRSSSMERTGPPPPVELQDSGHRYDFPISPGQPYPPPSRRRGPLEHPPMPDHTEKKKEKKWSLGGLFRRRKKEPDSDSSTAEEEEPPQRKGFLARRRSRREKRKQRVKIVGTFDHVVVNPLSQTQNRVQDINGLPTSAPQNDVGRDVTTASRGSRDSLGGSVDRLSNRSSRESLPQQHKRQDSSLSRNSSGSGSLEGSTNRRGKLDMIKARVEAIRDQQRGSSSDECDGFPASPSLSRFRSDDSLSPTQREGSFNRRSRVARTERYIRRLSRDEEGILKREAEMDSVQRQRLCKSDAEGNFNRTNRNTKGTSGNKLPATTLYQESSDHESRLLTRTPSATPSPAQSPRVRPKPMLQYMSSTPPNDSLTSTFPPSHYHGPTLSKSPQQNSGVRMSVAPRSYAPRGLSPAPSNRSNESIPVHGLSRSRTEYLPSRQNVMNYENIHNKGVSNHGYELHFPGQKSHSYESNIHQSTNYANMNGPSAVSGGDDVLVVQFPIARPQTLQSRSVETTIGRGSSVSPLFFKPGPPPPPPRDPQRRLTSASNQPDPPRPMSYAFENGTPQTARIEYSLNHPTRTMDLNGNIKTFSFVPQPHIIANVPATGSAWTGYQRRSSSDNQIAAQFPQQTQQLRAQVVSVRPRPASVTPEAMRPQPQQHSGQNRVALRTPSEFSGTIKQQDNPQSFQYFADQQPRSRKPIHIQCSNGTGADQPYLSDSQVVMMKPPYQDRRNPTISASEFWRQKDQESSLKQRKSSSTKPPLQHANRSDRSRSNSPRPRENSVSENVRTRSSKFRVAPLTFPVRNTESVSSLSGQSDISSPLQVPKVHSDGSCYDSCDSSGAVTHGIDSLRKKDSSNLRPLSMVLENTESQDQNSQSPINEEVAQALSGTLQPATKTVPPTPPVRRYSRQSSTSSIEASEWMGEDASSVDTQKNKRRSTNLEDALNELEAIYKSLRLGDEDLLDRAERRDLPTAHQQQNENFSQGWVNSRGAESDSGYNYSYGSSYESIFDAEPPVRRQRAPSLRRSGIPDKVMDDMAYRRLHPKERPGSQDIRNVVSQSGSYILASPGLAQSPGATDSAQPQKSSSSMNEEPDVTYDDVVYRTIKHANTTLKILDPQPPFGIPLGPITAAPNSDYLHATPVDRYRPTFKPRKIPDIVKDDLAFRNLRKDSQKDSSSLPASNTDDVGGFTTVTNPTHSNFSLRKKRAVRSLSANLMSFVHREPLSLAVEDKHQEFEKAQSLSDLPDALQVAQKILEGKEVIGGGPVKLRNLTSGTVDTGDTRDVSDSSMESSALDRRYGIVPVSWIERANLDKALGAGTSTSTETLTDSRANLQHQDGVNKRAGWQQKLRVYIPPQSDVIQRPGAPHSPAKKALSSDHSSHEDESLPVPDGVPGSPIDENQLEELLTALAREARATSDRLDLELQQLGEETPNLRLQSALMDNKKLIEAQEEPVADKQEIMLDSNQNSIFKTNLNISLNNETDGEKNKEPGSVVDESQRINFQKNLKSLSERTQRGIVDINQKAIVERHFRSVSESCPKDVHDHIPEKIKSVEDSQVEFNVGGEKETTSCENVKFNDGVTDNKDKTSSESVKVTRLEENEDSGSTTHAEVNIRSGVVMNDSPGNSLDGKQDEGLDNKEKDEGNLETLCSEENDATIVIIKHKLTVDTSKNTDEKISESTEEITEDRGKNEHTANVKDQAHNVFRHIQQLTINISNDAVDSASITQESVAKEGVDSNELNVDTGKTAPEDNETMSEEVTSPVHNSDGATMKQMATIATQTSDGDCECVLESKESIPEQVTKQCDDVEAVVATSASSSVAAAPGEGEAVSSTTCSWYLDPASLLVACSYCIACTHSIVQLDLFAVVGLVLAMISVLAAFIL from the coding sequence ACGGTGAGCACTGTGCCTCGGGCGCGTCCCCTGACGGTGCGGCGGAGCAGCAGCATGGAGAGGACTGGTCCCCCGCCGCCGGTGGAGCTCCAAGACAGTGGTCACCGATACGATTTCCCGATatctcctggtcagccctacccACCGCCTTCACGACGCAGAGGTCCCCTGGAGCACCCTCCGATGCCTGACCATACggaaaagaagaaagagaaaaaatggtcCTTAGGAGGACTGTTCAGGAGGCGGAAGAAAGAACCAGATTCCGATAGTAGCACTGCCGAGGAAGAAGAACCTCCTCAGCGGAAAGGTTTCCTTGCTAGACGACGGTCTCGTCGGGAAAAGAGAAAACAGCGTGTGAAGATCGTAGGGACGTTCGATCATGTTGTGGTGAATCCTCTCTCCCAAACACAGAATCGTGTGCAGGACATAAACGGACTTCCTACATCCGCTCCACAAAACGACGTTGGTCGCGATGTTACAACTGCCAGTCGCGGTAGTCGAGACTCCTTAGGAGGAAGTGTAGACAGACTCTCAAATCGCTCCAGCCGGGAATCTTTGCCTCAACAGCACAAGCGTCAAGACTCTAGCTTATCTCGGAATAGTAGTGGATCTGGTTCTCTGGAAGGTTCAACAAATCGTCGGGGTAAACTCGATATGATCAAAGCTCGAGTAGAGGCTATAAGAGACCAACAGCGAGGATCCAGCTCGGATGAGTGTGATGGTTTCCCTGCGTCGCCTTCTTTGTCGAGATTCAGGAGTGATGACAGTCTTAGCCCAACTCAAAGAGAGGGTTCCTTTAATCGACGTTCGCGAGTTGCAAGAACTGAAAGGTATATACGACGTCTCTCGCGTGATGAAGAAGGGATATTAAAAAGAGAGGCGGAAATGGACTCAGTGCAGAGACAAAGGTTATGTAAATCTGATGCGGAGGGGAATTTTAATAGGACCAATAGGAATACCAAAGGAACGAGTGGAAATAAGTTACCTGCTACTACATTGTATCAAGAATCAAGTGATCATGAATCCCGCTTGTTAACAAGGACTCCATCAGCTACACCAAGTCCAGCTCAGAGTCCTCGGGTTCGTCCCAAGCCTATGCTCCAGTACATGTCTTCCACACCGCCAAATGATTCGTTGACTTCAACTTTCCCTCCTAGTCATTATCATGGCCCGACGCTTAGCAAATCTCCTCAGCAGAATTCAGGTGTACGTATGTCTGTTGCTCCTAGGTCTTATGCACCTCGAGGACTTTCCCCAGCCCCGTCCAATCGGAGTAATGAGTCAATCCCCGTCCATGGTCTGTCGAGAAGCCGTACGGAATACCTGCCTAGCAGACAAAATGTAATGAACTATGAGAATATACATAACAAAGGAGTCTCGAACCATGGATATGAGTTGCATTTTCCTGGTCAAAAGAGTCATTCATACGAAAGTAATATCCATCAGTCAACAAATTATGCTAATATGAATGGGCCATCTGCGGTATCTGGAGGCGATGATGTGCTGGTTGTGCAGTTTCCCATTGCCAGGCCTCAGACATTGCAGTCACGGTCGGTAGAGACGACAATAGGAAGAGGAAGCAGCGTTAGTCCGTTGTTTTTCAAACCAGGACCTCCACCTCCTCCACCTCGTGATCCACAACGGAGACTCACTTCCGCATCTAATCAACCAGATCCTCCGAGGCCAATGTCTTACGCGTTCGAGAATGGTACACCCCAGACAGCTCGAATAGAATATAGCCTCAATCATCCCACCAGAACGATGGATCTCAACGGAAATATTAAGACTTTCTCTTTCGTGCCTCAGCCTCATATAATTGCAAATGTTCCAGCTACTGGATCAGCATGGACTGGTTATCAGAGGCGATCGAGTTCGGATAATCAGATAGCAGCCCAATTTCCACAGCAGACGCAGCAATTAAGAGCTCAAGTTGTTTCTGTTCGCCCTCGCCCGGCATCTGTAACACCGGAAGCTATGAGACCACAACCCCAACAACACAGTGGTCAGAACAGGGTTGCACTAAGAACTCCTTCCGAATTTTCCGGTACAATAAAGCAGCAAGACAATCCCCAGTCGTTCCAATACTTTGCTGACCAGCAACCGAGGAGTAGAAAACCCATTCACATTCAGTGCAGCAATGGAACTGGCGCTGATCAGCCTTACCTGAGTGATTCACAGGTAGTGATGATGAAACCTCCTTATCAGGACCGGCGTAATCCCACAATCAGCGCCTCGGAATTCTGGCGCCAGAAGGACCAGGAAAGTTCTTTGAAGCAGAGAAAGTCTTCGTCAACCAAACCGCCTTTGCAGCATGCGAACAGAAGTGATCGCTCCAGATCTAATAGCCCTCGTCCCCGGGAGAACTCTGTATCAGAAAACGTTCGTACACGATCTTCGAAGTTCCGAGTAGCACCTCTCACATTTCCTGTTCGTAACACAGAATCGGTGAGCTCATTGAGTGGGCAATCTGACATATCCAGCCCCCTGCAAGTTCCTAAAGTGCATTCAGACGGTTCCTGCTATGACAGTTGTGATTCATCAGGAGCTGTTACCCATGGGATTGATAGTCTTAGGAAAAAGGACAGTTCGAATCTACGACCGTTGTCAATGGTATTGGAGAATACAGAGAGCCAAGACCAGAACTCGCAATCGCCCATCAACGAGGAAGTGGCCCAAGCTTTATCAGGAACATTACAACCGGCTACAAAGACTGTTCCACCTACTCCGCCAGTGCGACGATACTCTCGGCAGAGTTCCACTTCAAGTATCGAAGCGTCCGAGTGGATGGGAGAGGACGCCTCTTCAGTAGATACTCAAAAGAACAAACGACGTTCTACTAATCTGGAAGATGCCCTTAACGAATTGGAAGCAATTTACAAAAGTCTTAGGTTAGGGGATGAAGACCTTCTGGATAGGGCCGAACGTCGAGACTTGCCTACTGCGCATCAGCAACAAAATGAGAATTTCTCTCAGGGATGGGTTAATTCACGAGGAGCAGAATCTGATTCGGGATACAATTACAGCTACGGTTCCTCTTACGAATCTATTTTTGATGCTGAGCCGCCTGTTAGACGACAAAGAGCACCGTCGCTTCGTCGTTCAGGAATTCCCGACAAAGTAATGGACGATATGGCCTACCGTCGTTTACATCCTAAAGAACGACCTGGATCACAAGATATCAGGAATGTAGTTTCTCAGTCAGGCAGCTATATTTTAGCTTCTCCTGGTCTAGCTCAGAGTCCAGGCGCTACTGATTCCGCTCAGCCGCAGAAATCATCATCATCCATGAATGAGGAACCGGATGTCACCTATGATGATGTCGTTTATCGTACTATCAAACATGCTAATACCACACTAAAAATTCTAGATCCTCAGCCACCATTTGGTATTCCTTTGGGACCAATCACTGCAGCACCGAATAGTGACTATCTGCATGCGACGCCTGTTGATAGATACAGGCCAACGTTTAAACCCCGCAAAATTCCTGATATCGTTAAAGATGACTTAGCGTTCCGTAATCTCAGAAAGGATTCTCAAAAGGATTCTTCTAGTCTTCCTGCAAGTAACACAGATGATGTTGGAGGTTTCACAACAGTTACCAACCCTACGCATAGTAACTTCTCTCTTCGTAAGAAACGTGCGGTTAGATCGTTATCTGCTAATCTGATGAGCTTTGTTCACAGAGAGCCCTTGTCTTTAGCTGTAGAAGATAAGCATCAAGAATTTGAGAAGGCACAGAGCTTGTCAGATCTTCCTGATGCTTTGCAAGTAGCTCAGAAAATTCTGGAAGGAAAGGAGGTAATTGGTGGTGGTCCAGTCAAACTGCGGAATCTGACGTCTGGAACCGTTGATACAGGTGATACACGAGATGTCTCTGATAGTTCAATGGAAAGTTCAGCACTAGATCGTCGGTATGGCATTGTTCCTGTTTCATGGATTGAGCGTGCTAATTTAGATAAAGCCCTGGGCGCAGGTACTAGCACAAGTACGGAAACCCTTACCGATAGCCGTGCTAATCTGCAGCATCAGGATGGGGTTAACAAACGTGCTGGTTGGCAGCAAAAACTCAGAGTTTATATTCCACCGCAGAGCGATGTGATTCAAAGACCTGGCGCTCCACATTCCCCTGCAAAGAAAGCGCTTTCCAGCGATCATTCAAGTCATGAAGACGAATCGTTACCGGTTCCAGATGGTGTTCCAGGTTCCCCCATTGACGAGAACCAACTAGAAGAACTTCTTACTGCACTAGCCAGAGAGGCACGTGCGACCAGTGATAGACTGGACCTGGAACTCCAGCAACTCGGAGAAGAGACTCCCAATCTTCGTCTTCAGTCAGCGTTAATGGATAACAAGAAGCTGATTGAGGCACAAGAAGAACCCGTGGCCGACAAGCAAGAAATAATGCTAGACAGTAATCAGAATAGCATCTTTAAGACGAATCTCAATATTTCTCTTAATAATGAGACGGATGGCGAGAAGAATAAGGAACCTGGTTCTGTCGTGGATGAAAGTCAGAGGATCAATTTCCAGAAGAATTTAAAATCCCTGTCTGAGAGGACACAGAGGGGGATTGTGGACATAAATCAAAAAGCAATTGTGGAACGACATTTTAGATCGGTGTCGGAAAGCTGTCCTAAAGATGTTCACGATCATATTCCAGAAAAGATCAAGTCCGTTGAAGACAGTCAAGTTGAGTTCAATGTTGGTGGGGAAAAGGAGACCACTTCCTGCgagaatgtaaaatttaacgaTGGTGTGACAGATAATAAAGATAAAACTTCTTCTGAATCTGTTAAAGTCACGAGACTGGAAGAAAATGAGGACAGTGGCAGTACTACCCATGCTGAAGTGAATATAAGGTCTGGTGTGGTCATGAACGATAGCCCTGGAAACAGTTTAGATGGCAAACAAGATGAAGGATTGGATAACAAGGAAAAAGATGAAGGAAACCTTGAGACGCTGTGTTCGGAAGAAAATGATGCAACTATTGTCATTATTAAACATAAACTTACTGTTGATACTTCGAAAAATACAGATGAGAAAATAAGTGAGAGTACTGAGGAAATTACAGAGGATAGAGGGAAGAACGAGCATACAGCAAATGTAAAAGATCAGGCGCATAATGTATTTAGACATATACAACAACTTACCATTAACATTTCCAACGATGCTGTAGACTCCGCCTCTATCACCCAAGAGTCTGTGGCTAAAGAGGGAGTGGATTCCAATGAACTAAACGTGGACACAGGAAAGACTGCTCCAGAAGATAATGAAACGATGTCCGAAGAAGTCACTTCTCCTGTTCATAATTCTGATGGAGCCACCATGAAGCAAATGGCTACGATAGCTACTCAGACTAGTGATGGAGATTGTGAATGTGTTCTAGAATCCAAGGAGAGTATCCCTGAACAGGTGACCAAGCAGTGTGATGACGTAGAAGCTGTGGTGGCAACGTCTGCGAGCTCAAGTGTAGCAGCAGCTCCTGGAGAAGGTGAGGCAGTCTCGTCCACGACCTGCAGCTGGTATTTGGATCCCGCCAGCTTGCTGGTTGCATGCTCTTACTGCATTGCATGCACGCACAGCATCGTTCAGCTCGATCTCTTCGCAGTGGTCGGGCTTGTTCTGGCAATGATCTCGGTCCTCGCAGCTTTCATTCTCTAA
- the LOC136871911 gene encoding uncharacterized protein isoform X4, giving the protein MSAGPVSETKNSKLQEGLFMKNFPGTVSTVPRARPLTVRRSSSMERTGPPPPVELQDSGHRYDFPISPGQPYPPPSRRRGPLEHPPMPDHTEKKKEKKWSLGGLFRRRKKEPDSDSSTAEEEEPPQRKGFLARRRSRREKRKQRVKIVGTFDHVVVNPLSQTQNRVQDINGLPTSAPQNDVGRDVTTASRGSRDSLGGSVDRLSNRSSRESLPQQHKRQDSSLSRNSSGSGSLEGSTNRRGKLDMIKARVEAIRDQQRGSSSDECDGFPASPSLSRFRSDDSLSPTQREGSFNRRSRVARTERYIRRLSRDEEGILKREAEMDSVQRQRLCKSDAEGNFNRTNRNTKGTSGNKLPATTLYQESSDHESRLLTRTPSATPSPAQSPRVRPKPMLQYMSSTPPNDSLTSTFPPSHYHGPTLSKSPQQNSGVRMSVAPRSYAPRGLSPAPSNRSNESIPVHGLSRSRTEYLPSRQNVMNYENIHNKGVSNHGYELHFPGQKSHSYESNIHQSTNYANMNGPSAVSGGDDVLVVQFPIARPQTLQSRSVETTIGRGSSVSPLFFKPGPPPPPPRDPQRRLTSASNQPDPPRPMSYAFENGTPQTARIEYSLNHPTRTMDLNGNIKTFSFVPQPHIIANVPATGSAWTGYQRRSSSDNQIAAQFPQQTQQLRAQVVSVRPRPASVTPEAMRPQPQQHSGQNRVALRTPSEFSGTIKQQDNPQSFQYFADQQPRSRKPIHIQCSNGTGADQPYLSDSQVVMMKPPYQDRRNPTISASEFWRQKDQESSLKQRKSSSTKPPLQHANRSDRSRSNSPRPRENSVSENVRTRSSKFRVAPLTFPVRNTESVSSLSGQSDISSPLQVPKVHSDGSCYDSCDSSGAVTHGIDSLRKKDSSNLRPLSMVLENTESQDQNSQSPINEEVAQALSGTLQPATKTVPPTPPVRRYSRQSSTSSIEASEWMGEDASSVDTQKNKRRSTNLEDALNELEAIYKSLRLGDEDLLDRAERRDLPTAHQQQNENFSQGWVNSRGAESDSGYNYSYGSSYESIFDAEPPVRRQRAPSLRRSGIPDKVMDDMAYRRLHPKERPGSQDIRNVVSQSGSYILASPGLAQSPGATDSAQPQKSSSSMNEEPDVTYDDVVYRTIKHANTTLKILDPQPPFGIPLGPITAAPNSDYLHATPVDRYRPTFKPRKIPDIVKDDLAFRNLRKDSQKDSSSLPASNTDDVGGFTTVTNPTHSNFSLRKKRAVRSLSANLMSFVHREPLSLAVEDKHQEFEKAQSLSDLPDALQVAQKILEGKEVIGGGPVKLRNLTSGTVDTGDTRDVSDSSMESSALDRRYGIVPVSWIERANLDKALGAGTSTSTETLTDSRANLQHQDGVNKRAGWQQKLRVYIPPQSDVIQRPGAPHSPAKKALSSDHSSHEDESLPVPDGVPGSPIDENQLEELLTALAREARATSDRLDLELQQLGEETPNLRLQSALMDNKKLIEAQEEPVADKQEIMLDSNQNSIFKTNLNISLNNETDGEKNKEPGSVVDESQRINFQKNLKSLSERTQRGIVDINQKAIVERHFRSVSESCPKDVHDHIPEKIKSVEDSQVEFNVGGEKETTSCENVKFNDGVTDNKDKTSSESVKVTRLEENEDSGSTTHAEVNIRSGVVMNDSPGNSLDGKQDEGLDNKEKDEGNLETLCSEENDATIVIIKHKLTVDTSKNTDEKISESTEEITEDRGKNEHTANVKDQAHNVFRHIQQLTINISNDAVDSASITQESVAKEGVDSNELNVDTGKTAPEDNETMSEEVTSPVHNSDGATMKQMATIATQTSDGDCECVLESKESIPEQVTKQCDDVEAVVATSASSSVAAAPGEGVV; this is encoded by the exons ATGTCTGCTGGGCCAGTAAGTGAAACGAAGAATTCCAAGCTTCAAGAGGGTTTATTCATGAAGAATTTTCCTGGG ACGGTGAGCACTGTGCCTCGGGCGCGTCCCCTGACGGTGCGGCGGAGCAGCAGCATGGAGAGGACTGGTCCCCCGCCGCCGGTGGAGCTCCAAGACAGTGGTCACCGATACGATTTCCCGATatctcctggtcagccctacccACCGCCTTCACGACGCAGAGGTCCCCTGGAGCACCCTCCGATGCCTGACCATACggaaaagaagaaagagaaaaaatggtcCTTAGGAGGACTGTTCAGGAGGCGGAAGAAAGAACCAGATTCCGATAGTAGCACTGCCGAGGAAGAAGAACCTCCTCAGCGGAAAGGTTTCCTTGCTAGACGACGGTCTCGTCGGGAAAAGAGAAAACAGCGTGTGAAGATCGTAGGGACGTTCGATCATGTTGTGGTGAATCCTCTCTCCCAAACACAGAATCGTGTGCAGGACATAAACGGACTTCCTACATCCGCTCCACAAAACGACGTTGGTCGCGATGTTACAACTGCCAGTCGCGGTAGTCGAGACTCCTTAGGAGGAAGTGTAGACAGACTCTCAAATCGCTCCAGCCGGGAATCTTTGCCTCAACAGCACAAGCGTCAAGACTCTAGCTTATCTCGGAATAGTAGTGGATCTGGTTCTCTGGAAGGTTCAACAAATCGTCGGGGTAAACTCGATATGATCAAAGCTCGAGTAGAGGCTATAAGAGACCAACAGCGAGGATCCAGCTCGGATGAGTGTGATGGTTTCCCTGCGTCGCCTTCTTTGTCGAGATTCAGGAGTGATGACAGTCTTAGCCCAACTCAAAGAGAGGGTTCCTTTAATCGACGTTCGCGAGTTGCAAGAACTGAAAGGTATATACGACGTCTCTCGCGTGATGAAGAAGGGATATTAAAAAGAGAGGCGGAAATGGACTCAGTGCAGAGACAAAGGTTATGTAAATCTGATGCGGAGGGGAATTTTAATAGGACCAATAGGAATACCAAAGGAACGAGTGGAAATAAGTTACCTGCTACTACATTGTATCAAGAATCAAGTGATCATGAATCCCGCTTGTTAACAAGGACTCCATCAGCTACACCAAGTCCAGCTCAGAGTCCTCGGGTTCGTCCCAAGCCTATGCTCCAGTACATGTCTTCCACACCGCCAAATGATTCGTTGACTTCAACTTTCCCTCCTAGTCATTATCATGGCCCGACGCTTAGCAAATCTCCTCAGCAGAATTCAGGTGTACGTATGTCTGTTGCTCCTAGGTCTTATGCACCTCGAGGACTTTCCCCAGCCCCGTCCAATCGGAGTAATGAGTCAATCCCCGTCCATGGTCTGTCGAGAAGCCGTACGGAATACCTGCCTAGCAGACAAAATGTAATGAACTATGAGAATATACATAACAAAGGAGTCTCGAACCATGGATATGAGTTGCATTTTCCTGGTCAAAAGAGTCATTCATACGAAAGTAATATCCATCAGTCAACAAATTATGCTAATATGAATGGGCCATCTGCGGTATCTGGAGGCGATGATGTGCTGGTTGTGCAGTTTCCCATTGCCAGGCCTCAGACATTGCAGTCACGGTCGGTAGAGACGACAATAGGAAGAGGAAGCAGCGTTAGTCCGTTGTTTTTCAAACCAGGACCTCCACCTCCTCCACCTCGTGATCCACAACGGAGACTCACTTCCGCATCTAATCAACCAGATCCTCCGAGGCCAATGTCTTACGCGTTCGAGAATGGTACACCCCAGACAGCTCGAATAGAATATAGCCTCAATCATCCCACCAGAACGATGGATCTCAACGGAAATATTAAGACTTTCTCTTTCGTGCCTCAGCCTCATATAATTGCAAATGTTCCAGCTACTGGATCAGCATGGACTGGTTATCAGAGGCGATCGAGTTCGGATAATCAGATAGCAGCCCAATTTCCACAGCAGACGCAGCAATTAAGAGCTCAAGTTGTTTCTGTTCGCCCTCGCCCGGCATCTGTAACACCGGAAGCTATGAGACCACAACCCCAACAACACAGTGGTCAGAACAGGGTTGCACTAAGAACTCCTTCCGAATTTTCCGGTACAATAAAGCAGCAAGACAATCCCCAGTCGTTCCAATACTTTGCTGACCAGCAACCGAGGAGTAGAAAACCCATTCACATTCAGTGCAGCAATGGAACTGGCGCTGATCAGCCTTACCTGAGTGATTCACAGGTAGTGATGATGAAACCTCCTTATCAGGACCGGCGTAATCCCACAATCAGCGCCTCGGAATTCTGGCGCCAGAAGGACCAGGAAAGTTCTTTGAAGCAGAGAAAGTCTTCGTCAACCAAACCGCCTTTGCAGCATGCGAACAGAAGTGATCGCTCCAGATCTAATAGCCCTCGTCCCCGGGAGAACTCTGTATCAGAAAACGTTCGTACACGATCTTCGAAGTTCCGAGTAGCACCTCTCACATTTCCTGTTCGTAACACAGAATCGGTGAGCTCATTGAGTGGGCAATCTGACATATCCAGCCCCCTGCAAGTTCCTAAAGTGCATTCAGACGGTTCCTGCTATGACAGTTGTGATTCATCAGGAGCTGTTACCCATGGGATTGATAGTCTTAGGAAAAAGGACAGTTCGAATCTACGACCGTTGTCAATGGTATTGGAGAATACAGAGAGCCAAGACCAGAACTCGCAATCGCCCATCAACGAGGAAGTGGCCCAAGCTTTATCAGGAACATTACAACCGGCTACAAAGACTGTTCCACCTACTCCGCCAGTGCGACGATACTCTCGGCAGAGTTCCACTTCAAGTATCGAAGCGTCCGAGTGGATGGGAGAGGACGCCTCTTCAGTAGATACTCAAAAGAACAAACGACGTTCTACTAATCTGGAAGATGCCCTTAACGAATTGGAAGCAATTTACAAAAGTCTTAGGTTAGGGGATGAAGACCTTCTGGATAGGGCCGAACGTCGAGACTTGCCTACTGCGCATCAGCAACAAAATGAGAATTTCTCTCAGGGATGGGTTAATTCACGAGGAGCAGAATCTGATTCGGGATACAATTACAGCTACGGTTCCTCTTACGAATCTATTTTTGATGCTGAGCCGCCTGTTAGACGACAAAGAGCACCGTCGCTTCGTCGTTCAGGAATTCCCGACAAAGTAATGGACGATATGGCCTACCGTCGTTTACATCCTAAAGAACGACCTGGATCACAAGATATCAGGAATGTAGTTTCTCAGTCAGGCAGCTATATTTTAGCTTCTCCTGGTCTAGCTCAGAGTCCAGGCGCTACTGATTCCGCTCAGCCGCAGAAATCATCATCATCCATGAATGAGGAACCGGATGTCACCTATGATGATGTCGTTTATCGTACTATCAAACATGCTAATACCACACTAAAAATTCTAGATCCTCAGCCACCATTTGGTATTCCTTTGGGACCAATCACTGCAGCACCGAATAGTGACTATCTGCATGCGACGCCTGTTGATAGATACAGGCCAACGTTTAAACCCCGCAAAATTCCTGATATCGTTAAAGATGACTTAGCGTTCCGTAATCTCAGAAAGGATTCTCAAAAGGATTCTTCTAGTCTTCCTGCAAGTAACACAGATGATGTTGGAGGTTTCACAACAGTTACCAACCCTACGCATAGTAACTTCTCTCTTCGTAAGAAACGTGCGGTTAGATCGTTATCTGCTAATCTGATGAGCTTTGTTCACAGAGAGCCCTTGTCTTTAGCTGTAGAAGATAAGCATCAAGAATTTGAGAAGGCACAGAGCTTGTCAGATCTTCCTGATGCTTTGCAAGTAGCTCAGAAAATTCTGGAAGGAAAGGAGGTAATTGGTGGTGGTCCAGTCAAACTGCGGAATCTGACGTCTGGAACCGTTGATACAGGTGATACACGAGATGTCTCTGATAGTTCAATGGAAAGTTCAGCACTAGATCGTCGGTATGGCATTGTTCCTGTTTCATGGATTGAGCGTGCTAATTTAGATAAAGCCCTGGGCGCAGGTACTAGCACAAGTACGGAAACCCTTACCGATAGCCGTGCTAATCTGCAGCATCAGGATGGGGTTAACAAACGTGCTGGTTGGCAGCAAAAACTCAGAGTTTATATTCCACCGCAGAGCGATGTGATTCAAAGACCTGGCGCTCCACATTCCCCTGCAAAGAAAGCGCTTTCCAGCGATCATTCAAGTCATGAAGACGAATCGTTACCGGTTCCAGATGGTGTTCCAGGTTCCCCCATTGACGAGAACCAACTAGAAGAACTTCTTACTGCACTAGCCAGAGAGGCACGTGCGACCAGTGATAGACTGGACCTGGAACTCCAGCAACTCGGAGAAGAGACTCCCAATCTTCGTCTTCAGTCAGCGTTAATGGATAACAAGAAGCTGATTGAGGCACAAGAAGAACCCGTGGCCGACAAGCAAGAAATAATGCTAGACAGTAATCAGAATAGCATCTTTAAGACGAATCTCAATATTTCTCTTAATAATGAGACGGATGGCGAGAAGAATAAGGAACCTGGTTCTGTCGTGGATGAAAGTCAGAGGATCAATTTCCAGAAGAATTTAAAATCCCTGTCTGAGAGGACACAGAGGGGGATTGTGGACATAAATCAAAAAGCAATTGTGGAACGACATTTTAGATCGGTGTCGGAAAGCTGTCCTAAAGATGTTCACGATCATATTCCAGAAAAGATCAAGTCCGTTGAAGACAGTCAAGTTGAGTTCAATGTTGGTGGGGAAAAGGAGACCACTTCCTGCgagaatgtaaaatttaacgaTGGTGTGACAGATAATAAAGATAAAACTTCTTCTGAATCTGTTAAAGTCACGAGACTGGAAGAAAATGAGGACAGTGGCAGTACTACCCATGCTGAAGTGAATATAAGGTCTGGTGTGGTCATGAACGATAGCCCTGGAAACAGTTTAGATGGCAAACAAGATGAAGGATTGGATAACAAGGAAAAAGATGAAGGAAACCTTGAGACGCTGTGTTCGGAAGAAAATGATGCAACTATTGTCATTATTAAACATAAACTTACTGTTGATACTTCGAAAAATACAGATGAGAAAATAAGTGAGAGTACTGAGGAAATTACAGAGGATAGAGGGAAGAACGAGCATACAGCAAATGTAAAAGATCAGGCGCATAATGTATTTAGACATATACAACAACTTACCATTAACATTTCCAACGATGCTGTAGACTCCGCCTCTATCACCCAAGAGTCTGTGGCTAAAGAGGGAGTGGATTCCAATGAACTAAACGTGGACACAGGAAAGACTGCTCCAGAAGATAATGAAACGATGTCCGAAGAAGTCACTTCTCCTGTTCATAATTCTGATGGAGCCACCATGAAGCAAATGGCTACGATAGCTACTCAGACTAGTGATGGAGATTGTGAATGTGTTCTAGAATCCAAGGAGAGTATCCCTGAACAGGTGACCAAGCAGTGTGATGACGTAGAAGCTGTGGTGGCAACGTCTGCGAGCTCAAGTGTAGCAGCAGCTCCTGGAGAAG